A region from the Aliarcobacter thereius LMG 24486 genome encodes:
- the pdxH gene encoding pyridoxamine 5'-phosphate oxidase produces MEQNLDLKNIRGKYTTKDFDIKDLNSNPFKQFEVWFNNAIEEKLLEPNAFSLATCGKDMMPSIRTVLLKIFDEKGFVFFTNYDSKKSKQISENNQAAALFTWLALERQVKIEGKVEKISKTESLKYFLSRPKGSQLGAWVSRQSEVISSRALLEQKFDEMKRKFLNKEIPFPSFWGGYIIKPIRIEFWQGGEDRLHDRFLYEKDEKDVWSIKRLAP; encoded by the coding sequence ATGGAGCAGAACTTGGATTTAAAAAATATAAGAGGTAAATATACTACAAAAGATTTTGATATAAAAGATTTAAATTCAAATCCTTTTAAACAGTTTGAAGTTTGGTTTAATAATGCAATAGAAGAAAAACTTTTAGAACCAAATGCTTTTAGTTTAGCAACCTGCGGAAAAGATATGATGCCTAGTATAAGAACTGTATTATTAAAAATATTTGATGAAAAAGGATTTGTGTTTTTTACAAATTATGATAGTAAAAAGTCAAAACAAATTTCAGAAAATAATCAAGCTGCAGCTTTATTTACTTGGTTAGCATTAGAAAGACAAGTAAAAATCGAAGGTAAAGTTGAAAAAATATCAAAAACAGAATCTTTAAAATATTTTTTATCTCGTCCAAAAGGTAGCCAACTTGGAGCTTGGGTTTCAAGACAAAGTGAAGTTATAAGTTCAAGAGCCCTTCTTGAACAGAAATTTGATGAAATGAAAAGAAAATTTCTAAATAAAGAGATTCCGTTCCCATCTTTTTGGGGTGGATATATTATAAAACCTATTAGAATAGAGTTTTGGCAAGGTGGAGAAGATAGACTTCACGATAGATTTTTATATGAAAAAGATGAAAAAGATGTTTGGAGTATAAAAAGATTAGCTCCGTAA
- a CDS encoding sensor domain-containing diguanylate cyclase — MFINRVFLKYFLILSIPFIMIFTLFLYDFSKSEIFLNKEIIIVLITISSIIFTLLVFILERVVRKEQKLYFEARKHQNIYKTLNIINKTLLKFKSKEEAFLEVSDILIKNSDISFSFIYDIETKDIISKQSPQKDFITRRSSHIDFEKESLILKVIKSGKSIIVNNLKEEKNSLFSGHTEEFNLNSLLSIPIKMFDKNVGFLIIYSKHKDFFDEDIKDIFEKLAFDITTLLETLDLKAQKKAQEDELRLTSYTFEASSVPMIITDRRNNIVKVNKAFSKIMGYSKEELLGQNPRIFKSAHQTMDKARDLWSNLLDKGHHSLEVYNKKADGSLIALKSAITILKDDDGKITNYFGQYMDISEQKDKEKVLQYQATHDNLTGLPNRLLLTDRIEHAITRTVRHKIYGGLIFIDLDNFKEVNDTLGHDLGDILLVTVAKKIKSSVREEDTVARIGGDEFIVLLDNIGNNSNDARRNIDFIARKIKDSLNSITHIEGHKNVSTPSIGITLFNDASITVQDIIKQADTAMYSAKKQGKNAIEFF, encoded by the coding sequence ATGTTTATAAATAGAGTATTCTTAAAATATTTTTTGATACTGTCTATTCCATTTATAATGATTTTCACGCTATTTTTATATGATTTTAGTAAGAGTGAAATATTTTTAAATAAAGAGATAATAATAGTTTTAATAACTATAAGTTCTATAATATTTACTCTTTTAGTATTTATTTTAGAAAGAGTAGTAAGAAAAGAACAAAAACTCTATTTTGAAGCTAGAAAACATCAAAATATATATAAAACACTAAATATAATAAATAAAACATTGCTAAAATTTAAAAGTAAAGAGGAAGCTTTTTTAGAAGTTTCTGATATCTTAATAAAAAATAGTGATATATCTTTTAGCTTTATATATGATATTGAAACAAAAGATATAATATCTAAACAGAGTCCACAAAAAGATTTTATAACAAGAAGATCATCTCATATTGATTTTGAGAAAGAGAGCTTAATTCTTAAAGTTATAAAAAGTGGAAAAAGTATAATTGTAAACAATTTAAAAGAGGAAAAAAACTCTTTATTTTCAGGACATACAGAGGAATTTAATCTAAATTCATTACTTTCAATTCCAATTAAAATGTTTGATAAAAATGTTGGTTTCTTAATAATTTATTCAAAACATAAGGATTTTTTTGATGAAGATATTAAAGATATTTTTGAGAAATTAGCTTTTGATATTACAACACTTTTAGAAACATTAGATTTAAAAGCACAGAAAAAAGCTCAAGAAGATGAATTAAGACTTACTTCATACACATTTGAAGCATCTTCTGTACCTATGATAATTACAGATAGAAGAAATAATATAGTAAAAGTAAATAAAGCATTTTCAAAAATTATGGGATATTCAAAAGAAGAGCTTTTGGGACAAAATCCAAGAATATTTAAATCTGCACATCAAACTATGGATAAAGCAAGAGATTTATGGTCAAATCTTTTAGATAAAGGTCATCATAGTTTAGAAGTTTATAATAAAAAAGCAGATGGAAGTTTAATAGCTTTAAAAAGTGCAATTACAATTTTAAAAGATGATGATGGAAAAATAACAAACTATTTTGGTCAATATATGGATATTAGTGAACAAAAAGATAAAGAGAAAGTACTTCAATATCAAGCAACTCATGATAATTTAACAGGACTTCCAAATAGACTTCTTTTAACAGATAGAATAGAACATGCAATTACAAGAACAGTAAGACATAAGATATATGGTGGACTTATATTTATTGATTTAGACAATTTCAAAGAGGTAAATGATACTTTAGGACATGATTTAGGAGATATTCTTCTTGTAACTGTTGCTAAAAAAATAAAATCTAGTGTAAGAGAAGAGGATACAGTTGCTAGAATTGGTGGGGATGAATTTATTGTACTTCTTGATAATATTGGGAATAATAGTAATGATGCAAGAAGAAATATTGATTTTATTGCAAGAAAAATCAAAGATTCATTAAATAGTATAACTCATATCGAAGGACACAAAAATGTATCAACTCCAAGTATTGGAATTACACTATTTAATGATGCAAGTATAACAGTTCAAGATATTATAAAACAAGCAGATACTGCAATGTATAGTGCTAAAAAGCAAGGAAAAAATGCAATAGAATTTTTCTAA